The genomic window AAACTGCGCCAGGAATTTGCCCAGCATGCCAATGCCTTCCATCAGTGGATCCAGGAGACCAGGTATAGTTTGTCTTTCTGGGAGCTGCCCTTAGGGAATTCCTCAGCTAGTATTTGTATCCATCCTACATGATTTTGGACCAAGTTGTAAATACCTCCTGCTAAAAACAGCTTATCATTACTTGGTTCATCTCCTGCAGCTGAGATTTGAGGGAGGCCCTGTTGGCtacaggagagaggaaaacccTCAAACACCAGACTTTAAAACATTCTTgcttctgaatttattttcctgcagtAATTCCAGGTCTCTGGTTATTCCTGAGCTGgcctgcagcacacacagctggggaGGTGGAGCACAAAGAGCTCCAGGCAGACTGAAGTGCCAACAGCATTTCTGTTAATGCCCCTTTTGTATTGAACAGAGCACTGGGATCTCACTGGAGTTCCAGTAGAGAAAGAAGCTGTGAAAAAAGCTTAAAACTTTTTAATCccttcctggagctgctgtctAATAATAACGTTCTCTAAGGAGAGGGAGTAAAGATTTAACAAGtgtgtgagaaataaaactctCGAGGTTTTGAGCATTACAGGTGCCCCTGCTCAGTCAGTGCTGTCAGCAGCTCTGACAGGCTCTGGCTGGGGGTTGGAGGAGGTGAGTTCTGTTTCATGTAACCCTGTGattctctgtctgtgtgtgtttacaAATAGTTCTGTTTGTGTCTTCATGAAATATAAACatgatttttaactttttgaTGTTTGCTTCCCACCCGAATCTCTGTCCCTCTCTTACTGTCTTgtctctgtcctgctgcctgaTGTTTGGATCTTCACATTCTACAGGACTTATCTGCTAGATGGGTTAGTATTGAATTTTATATCTTTAAAATTTTGGTGGTGTGTTCTGCTCTATCTGTGTGTTCTTCTGTCATTACATTGCTGTGAAAGCTGCGCTGAAACCCATTGTGTTGGAAAAGCACCTGTGGCTGAGGTGCACAGACACAGGAAACGGGATTTTTGGAGTAGTTTAGTACAAACCAGTAGAAACATAACAATTTCCCAgtcaaaagcagaagaaattacaATGGGCAGCCTCTGGCACACCACTGAAGTCCTGACTTTGTCGTTACTTTCTCCAAGGGCTTGCACAGGAAAAGGTTCTTAATTGGATAAGAATGTGAGAATGGAGCTGTTTTCCAAAGGCAGACTGTTCTGACATTCCTAGTTTTCCAGTTTAGAGACTTGCTTAGTGAAATGAAACATTCAATTATAACTGTTCTCAGAACAGTGAAACCTCCAAAGTATTGACTGTTTTGGTGAGGAGAAAGTAAGAGTCTCATGACGAGGCTTTACTGAAATTATGTACCTTCAGTCTCTGTACTGGCAAATATGAACTGCCCTGTGTTTAATCTGCTGCAGAGCCATGGCCCACACAGGTTGTAGCCTTGATAGGAAAACAAACCTTccaccaccagcccaggagCTGGCTGGGGTTTGCCAGCACTTCGGCAGTTTTAAGCTGCCCTTGTCCCTGGGAACAGCTCCCAGTTGGGATGTGTGCTGGTCATTTGTCTGGAAgtggaaaggaaataataagATCTTTACACGTTTTCAGATCCAAACCCTCTGCGAGTGTGTCTGTCCAGTTAAATTCCTTCAGCAGGACAAGTCTCAGCACAATGGGAGCTTTGTGATGAGCCCTGCTGTAAAATGCCAACAGTGTCTGGGccagggcagaggctggaggaggCTGAGTCTTGCTCTGACAGAGAAGGCTCTTCCTAAGAACTGATAACTGATCACAACTTCTTGGATCCTGCCAGATAAAAACACTTTGCACCATTTTTGTTGTACAAATAATAGATCCAAGCAGATTTTCCTGGAATGGATGCTGAATTCCCTGCTCCTTTGTCAAGGGTGTTGCAGATCAGTTCTGGTATCCAAGAACGACTGGACAGAAGGGCCCCATTTACTCAAAGACACAGGGTCAGAGCTGGAGATCCTCATGCCAGGCTCTTTTGTTGAACAAATTACCAGAGGACTGCTGATATGCCAGGCAGAATTTGTCACTAGTTCTGCCTGAATAGATTAAACCCACGGATTTAGCTCCAAGAGGCATTGGCTGTGCTTAGCCTGGCTTGGcaagagggaaggcagagcgccaggagagctgccctgcacacaccttGCTTTGCAGCCGCTTGTgtgcacccagcactgcctggaatgggaaagggagaaggagtCAGTAAGGAATCTGTAGATGAGTTAACTGCAAAACTTCAGTTTGTCTCAGTGAGATTCACTTTTTGGTGACTTACATGAAAATAACAACAGattatttttgtgtatgtgcAACCAGCATTTGATTAATTCCCTCTCATTAAGAACTTGCTTGTGTTTGCTGCAAGGCAGTGCTGGCTTGGAGTGTGGCTCCACTGCAGTGGCCGTATTTCGGTGTGttctttcctctgttctttctttcttcctttttggaATTTACttggtttctttcctttgactAGCATAGCATATCGTCGTGTCATTCGTGTCTATCAGTATGAAGTTGGGGATGATCTATCTggaaggttttttcctcttattttcttACCTCACTTTGGTTTTCAAATGCACTCTTTAATTCCAAGGCTCGCTTTCCTTCCAACTAACTCTCACGGCTTAGAGATGCTTGGAGGTTTGGTTCCCTGGAGACTCTTTCCATGGTTGGTTCCCAGCTTCCTGCTCAGGGTTCTGGGCTTGTGCTTCACCTCTAGACATGCCTTGAGTCTGAGCCTTAACCCTGCAGTGAGAAACACTCACGTGTTTGGTGCATTTTCATTGCCACAGAGGGATTCAGCACTTGAAATCCCTTCCTTAAGAAGCTCAAAAGCATCTGGGAGAAGATATTCCAGTGAGGATGAAAACCTGGTTTTAGTGACTGAAATACCAGAGACTCAGGTTTTAGGAACTTTTAAATAACACAGAGTCAGAGGGGAGGACAACCCACCTGCACAGTGCCCAGACTGTCCACGTGCAGGTCATGCAGTGTGAGCTCTCACCGTATGTGTTGGAAGGACAGAGATTCCCAAACACGGCTGCTTAAAGATTGCTTGGGATTTGGGGGTGGGAAAAGCAGCATCCAGAGACTGTCCATAGCTAGGAGATCTTGGAGAGCCTGGCCACAGTGGTGACCTGCATGTTCAGTGGGAATCCCTGAGCAGAGTGGCTgtgcctcagctgctccaggtgtggcctGGAGAGGTGGGGTGGGAAAGGCACCTGCCCACCCACCaagccctgctgagcagcagaggtCTGTAGCTCTCTGCAGGGATTACACCACATTAAGATTACTTCTCAACCAAACCAGTAGTTCTCACCATGGTTTTTTACCCCCATGTTCCCCCTGTAACACACCTCTGTAGAGCTCCTGACTGGCCAATCCAGCCCTTCTCCAGTGCCCCACCTGCagttggtgtgtgtgtgtgctgggcacagggagtgggGTGGGACTGCACTAAGTTCTAATTCTGTGAGGTCCAGTAAAGCTGGTGCTTTGAGTCTGGCATGACGTGTGGCTGCTGATCATGTTGCCTTTCAAATGGGGCTAGAAATTAActatatatagaaataaaaatcagacaAGATGTTGCACGTGTCAGTATGAAACAGGATGAgtcagaacaaacaaaacacaaaacagcaTTGAAATACCTATAGGAGAACAACACTGCTGAAAGGATCTTTCATTTCAAGGAAGGACTGTTAATTTCAAGCCCCACATTCTGGTTTTTATGGGATAAGTGCGTTCCCTCACTGTGGTTCTGTGTTTAGGTCGTGCATGGTGGAGGAATCGGGAACGCTGGAGTCGCAGCTGGAAGCCACTAAAGTAAGATGTGCCCCTCTGGCTCAAACAGCATTCCCAACTGACTGGGGAAGACggggtgggaagggaaatgtgtgtaaatatatgGTAAAATCTTAATTGATTTTATCCATTTTGAGCACTGAAGAGACCTCTGGGATTATCTATTCCCATGTCTCGTATCTGCTCACATCACAAGCCATTAAACAACACTGATGtagttctgcttttttttgccatttcctAAAGGAGCAGTTGGGGCAGAGAGGATACAGGATTTTCAGCACACTTCCTAATAAGATGTTTTTAGTCTCCAGAACTGGTTTGCAAGCCTTGTTGGTATCTAATAATGAGGGATGAAAGGGAACATTGTTGTGAATCTTATTTCACAAACCCCAGTATATGTACAGACAGTCCTAGCACAAAAAAAGAGTCTAACCCTTCTTCCCctcccagcctgtgttctgGCTTTTTAAGGTAGTTTTTTTGGTGCTCCAtggtttttctccctctccacaGCGCAAGCACCAGGAGATCCGAGCTATGAGGAGCCAGCTGAAGAAGATCGAGGACCTCGGAGCAGCCATGGAAGAGGCACTTATCTTGGACAACAAAtacacagagcacagcactgtggggctggcacagcagtgggacCAGCTGGACCAGCTGGGCATGAGGATGCAGCACAACCTGGAACAGCAGATCCAAGCTCGGTACTGCCCAGCCCACGTGTGGGTTAAAGGGTCTAAcccggggcagggggagggacaggggcacagctggctgtgtctgcagccagAACTGgagtgctctgtgctggtgagtGTCCTGTGCTTAGTGTAAGGGATGCAGTGTCTGTACGTCCCCACCACCTCCTGGctccctgcacagggaggaaGTCTGGGAACAGCTCCTGTTGGCCATGAGCAGTGGTGACATCTCAGTGGAGTCAGTTTATTCTGTGAACTGTGGAAGGTTCCATTGCAAGTGTTCCCACTAAGGGTTGGTTGCTCCTTTTCCTCACCTTGAGGCTGAGGGCAGATGGATTCAGAGTTCCACAGCTCAGGAACTGGTCACCAGCTTTGCTGCTTCCCTTTCAGGAACACCACTGGAGTCACTGAGGAGGCCCTGAAGGAGTTCAGCATGATGTTCAAGTGAGTGAAGGGAACACACACCTGAGGAATACTGGGAGAGATTTCTGGGATACGGATGGCTCCTGTTAGCAGGATTCTCTCATAGATCCACTGTGGCTCCTGTTTTGCCCCACTTTGTACTGAGCTGCTCCGAGCTCTGCCAGAGGGCAAcagcctccagcccctgcctctggtggggcacagccacagccacctcAGAGCCACTTCTGGGGCACTCCATAGGAGCTGGGAGTGCCAATGCATTCCAGCTGGGAATACAGCCATTTTTAGGATGGTTTTTAAgcaaagtaaagaatttttccaTACTTTTTATATATGTTAGTCAGAATATTTATAGAATAGTGGGCTTGTTGTAAGCTGTTTTAGTTTTTAGCTGACTTCAACATCTATGAGGACCCAACAATTGCCACTTAAAAATGTGGGTTCTGGTTTTATGCTTTTAGGCACTTTGACAAGGACAAATCTGGACGACTGAACCACCAGGAGTTCAAGTCCTGCTTGCGCTCCCTCGGCTACGACCTGCCCATGGTCGAGGAGGGAGAGCCAGACCCTGAGTTTGAGTCTATTCTTGACACCGTAGATCCCAACAGGTGGGTTGGACCTTTCTGTATGTCAGTGTTGGCTGGAAGGTCCCTCACAGcctgagagctggggttgttttcACAACAACTCATCTGAAAGTCTGACATTGGTGAAGAAGAAACAGACTTGGGACAATGATCTGGTGTTGAGTCCCCTGTGTGAAGGCTTTCATTTGTCCCAGTGCagttccagcccctctgtggAGGGCCTGAAGTGCCATGCTCTGGGTGCTCACGCTGTGTTTTGCTGGCAGGGATGGCCACGTGTCCCTGCAGGAGTACATGGCGTTCATGATCAGCCGCGAAACGGAGAATGTGAAATCCAGCGAGGAGATCGAGAGCGCCTTCCGTGCCCTCAGCTCGGAGGGGAAGCCCTACGTGACCAAGGAGGAGCTCTACCAGGTGAGTGCTGCTTGGGACCCCCTGGGCAGGAACACCCAAGGCTTTCTGTTGGTGGACTGTGAGCAAAGCCCAGCGCTAATGGCTTGGAGGTTCATGTCACTGGGGCTGAGTCAGTTCTGACCCTGCCAGGGGATCCtctgcagcaaacacagaaattgCTGTAACAGCCCCACTCAGCTGCTTTCTTCGCTCTatagagggagaggaaaagcttTAACTGACAAAGAACTGCTCAGGCTGAGTAAAACAAGAGCTACTCAAAGGCCTGGGAAGGGCCTGTGCTCAGAACCTGGAGCTTCCCTTCCATCATTTGGGAGACTAGAGGGAGATGTTTCTCCAGTGATTCAAAGGAGAAACTTCAGCCTAAGCTTAGAAAGTAGGAACACCGCCTCCCTCTCACTGCCCTCCCAAGACAGCAAGTTTTTCCTGTCTGAATCCCACCAGTTGGCAGGGAAATAAAGAGGCTGCGGTGCTTCCTTGTGTCTGTTACCTGTTCTGTCTTCTCTTCGGTGAGAAGACTCCGGTCAGGCCTTCCAGCCCTTTACCAATAGTGCCCACAGCCAGAGCATTTCCATGCTGGGGGTAGTTGTGTCTGccccaggggaggggaggacTGACTGAACTGCCCcatgcacagccccagagcctcTCACCTCCGTGCTGTGTCTCTTCCAGAACCTGACCCGGGAACAGGCCGATTACTGCATCTCTCACATGAAGCCCTACATGGATGGCAAGGGCAGGGAACTGCCCTCTGCCTATGACTACATAGAATTTACACGTTCACTCTTCGTAAATTGATCGAAAACACTAGACCCAGAAGATGCAAAGGACATGCTCACGTTTGCTGACTGTAGCTCTGcatgtgtctctctctctttgtgcTCTACAATAATCAATGTTACTTTATGATGTAACCTTAAACTGCTTAGCTTAAAACTCTTAGGGAAAAGAAACATGTTGCAGTGTGCTTCAATAAAAGTTACTGGTCGAACCACATCACCTTGTGTTTAATGGTGAAGTGTAAGTTTAACTGTTGCACGGGTGCAACTTCAGCTGTGGGTTCCTGGAACGGGTGAGTGGGGAGCTGTTCCTGGAGCCAGGGCAGTCACAGCTGCAGGCAGCGGCCACCTCAGTCCGTGCTCTCACTTGCCAGCTGCTCCAGGTGGTTCATCTCCCGTGGTCCCTGCTCGGTGAAGTCGGAGCTCAGCTGCCAGACTTTGACGGTgccagcagcatcccctgctgccaggagctgtgtgtgcttgCTGTTGAACTCCAGGCAGTACACGGGGCAGTGGCTCGGGGCCTGCCGCAGGGACACCGAGGGCTTCTGTACGCTCCTCGCCaggtccagcagcagcacctctccTGCAGACAAGGAACTCAGTGCAGCCTTATGGCAGCAGACATTGTGTTGAACAGGTGAGTATCTGCTTAGCCTGGGACTAAGAGTTATTTTTAACCTGTTTCCCCTGCTGATGGTGTCTGGGCTGTGACAGCTGACATCACTGCAAGACAGCAAGGATTTATTCTGCTGTCAGAAACCTGAAACCAGATCGGCAAATTCTGAGAGATCTCATTCTTTAACTCAAAAATGGTTGGGCAATTTTCTAAGGAAAATGTTCTTGGTTTAAACCATTAGCTACAGAAGTAAATGTCAAAACCAAGGAACCCAGAAATATGTTTTAGAAATGACTGTGGCAACAGATGTAAAGGTATTgtcaaaagtgaaaaataactgACTGGTCACCCCGCTAAAGTTAGAAATTACTCCATGGTACTAATTGCACAGTGCAAACAATGGACACTGCTCTCTCCTTGTGAGATCTGGTGATCAGTACAACTGACTTGTACTAATTAATCCCCAGCACACTTAATTGGATGCCCAAGGGGAGGCACCTGCAGGTACTTGCCTTCCCCAGACGCAGCTGCGAAGACCAGAGGCCGGACTGGAGACCAGCGCACACAGAACAGGTATTTCTGGGACAGCTGCAGAGCaaagaggggctgtgtctgcagcatGGAGTGCAAGTGAACTTGTCCATCAGTCCCACAGCTCAGAAAGAGGTtcctggggaagggaggaagcaACAAGCAGCATGGTTTGCTTTATTGCTAAAAATATGGAACAAAAACCAGTCAAGGAGAGTGACCTCAGACAATATTCCTGCTTTGTACAGGGCTGAGTGTGTTTCCTAAAGCAGCAACTGCcaagctgtgccctgggctatAGAGATGCATCTTTGTTGCTGCCCTCAATTAAGCTTAATGAGGGTTTGTGTTGACCAgtgagagctgctggtgggtTGTGGCCCAGGGATGCCTGAGAACTGCTGATCGAGAGCTGGGCATTGTTTGAGCTGGGTTTGTCTCatgcaaataaatgcaaacCTGGGCTGTCAGCATGTTTCGTGCTTGGGGCCTCTGTGGATGGTGggtgagctgctggcagagatgGGAGCTTCTCATTTAAATTCTGGCAGCAGCTACAGTGAGATTTCTGATGTCAGAAAATCTTTTAGTAAGATACTTAGTGATCTGCCCAAGGAAAGGACATTTTCAGCTCCTACTCTTGTCTTTAAACTGATTTATAGTTGTAACATTTTGGATGATCCAAAGAAGGTGCTAATGTTGCTCATCTGCTCACAGCATCCATGGGCAGCTTCACCAGAGCCAGGGGACATCATTTCCTCTAGTGGGAAGTTCACAATGGCAGGTGACACTATTTTGGAAGCTGTACACAATACCCCCCCAGGGGCTATTTGAACAAAGTGTGTTTATGGGCAGGATAAACAGTGTCCAACATGCAGCACTTGCCTGTGGAAGGGTGAGCAGCTCACGGAGTACACGGGCCCAGCATGGGGAGAGAAGGCAAGTTCTGCCGGCGCCCGGAGGGGAACGGAGCGGCCCAGGGGAGGCAGAGCCGgagcctgggctgcagtggaGCACCTCAGGGAATAGCCTCCCTCCACACCCACCACAAAAACGTGTGGGTCAAAGGGTGAGAAGGACAGCGAGGTCACCCCCACGGCAGCCTCTGCCTGGGCCagctgggagagagagagagctggagTCAAAGCTGGGGCACCACAGcaaggcagcacagcacagcctgccccGACTCAGGGGCACTGCTCAGCCTGTAACCCCAACTGCATCCTCCTACAGAGGGATTCATGGGAATTAATATCATTACAAGCAagttctcctctccatcccagaAGCAAAACCTCAGCTGTAGCCAGTCTTCCAAGAGTGATTTGGATATGGTAAAGGAGATGGGGTTCAAGGGTTACTGTGATGTTGAGTGAGATTTTCCTGGTCCTTCTCatgtgcagggtgagctctgaCATGTGGGCTCCAGTGTTTTTTGGTGAAATCGGCTCACTCTTTGCTGCTGAACTCACCTTCCTCAGCCGAGCACTGCGAGGGATCTGCTGAGCCACCACAGCGAATCCGTCAGCCAAGACCAGCCGCCCATCCCGCTTCTCCCTCCACACCAGGAGCTTCCCATCCGTGGACACGCTCAGCAGCTGGGAGTGGTGTCTGTGCTTGGGGTCAGGTAACCAGTGAACCTGTTCCAAAGGCCACCAGCTCAGGACAAGGGGCACTGGCACAATTGCCCAGCCCATGCTCAGCTGGACCTGCCAGGATGACacaggagcacagccaggcagtAGCTGGGGAGGCTGGTACGGAaccagctgggagctggcacAGACAGATGTGAGAAGTGTATCCAGGTGTTCAGGGCTGAATTCTCTGTTGGAATTCCTGTGGTTCACCTGCCCTTGCTTTTGGGATGAGGCATTTATGGCACTTTCACCCAGATACACCAGCAgcattttcctccctttcagATGAGAAAACACGGATTGCCCAGAGTCACAGGACAAAATCCTTGGGAAGCCAGACTGCGTGACATGTCTGTAAATCCCCTTAGAGCACGTGGCTTTAAGCTTCCACCCAAGGATCTACTTGTGTTTTTAAGCCATCCCAAGTATTTTTGGCTGCATCAGCATTAATAAGTGGTTACAACATGGGAATAGGGCTGCTCTTCAGGGAGAAGTTATTTCTTACACATAAGTGTCTGTTCAGATTTTGGGGGAAAGAGCCAGCAAAGGAGACTGTAACTGCTGCAAtgcagcagcctggctgtggaTAGGAAAGGGATGACACTGAGCAATGGCAACTCTcacctcccccagccctgcctgctgtcaCTGTTCTCTGTTACCTGATAGACTGGGTCGGTGTGGGTGTCATCTGTCATCCCTGTCCTCCAGATCACGGGGTCTTCTGTCCTGCTGGTGTCCCACACCACCAGCTCCCCACTGAAAAGGCCACCTGAAAGGGCAAAGACAGGACACCTGATGGCTCAGAACAAATGCACGAATGGAGCTATGGTGGGAACAGACCTGCCAGCAACAAAGGCTGGGCAGCCTGTACAGGACATagtctgctctgctctgctgaaacAAGGATGTTCTTCCCTTACACCCAGGCCTGGAGTTCCTTCTGTCATCTCTCTCTGAGGAGATGATACAAAGGCAGATGTCACCAAAGAGGCAGCAAGTCCCAGTTCAGAGGTAACAGTGCACTTATCCCTGTTGGTGAGCATTAGTTCCTCAGTCTGAGGAGCTGTAACACCGTTCCTTCTGCAGGAAATCTGAGGCTGAactcagagagagaaaacaaaggatTGAGGCTGCAGGAAATAAGGGTGTGTTTCAGGCTGGGTCTGAGGTAAGAGCAACCCACCTGCTATCAgtgagggctgggaggggtggAAAGCCAGGCACATGACAGAGCTGGGTACATCCACCACCAGGTCAGGGTGCTGTGGGTTCAACCCTCTTCTGTCCAGATTCCAGGTACAAACGTAGGATTTTGCCGTGCTCCAGTCCCCGTTGTCCAgactgaaaaagggaaaactccgtcttgccctgcctgtcccacagAGGATCCCAgtccagcagagctctgggatgCCCTGGGGGTCATTTCCATGTGCTCAGAGAACAAAGTGCCAGCCAGTAAATCACAGGTATGATTCCCTATTCCAAACCTCCTCACCATGCAAATAATGGGAACAATCAAAAGGCTGCATATGGAAAGTTCATGGAAGGGAATTCTGCTCAGGGTAACCAGAGACACAGAAACCACATTCCCATCTGCTAATAGTGGTTTGAAGGAGAAACCACGACACAGGTTTGCCCTGTTTTACTCTTCCCTACACCTTCCCTCATGGATACCTTTTTTGCTGGGGCTTTTAATCAAAGGAAATGGGAGCAGAATGAAATGAGTAAGGGCAGCAGTAGGACCCAGGAAGGGGAGGCTGCTCCAGCCAGTGCTGCACTGGATGAATGTTTTGTCCAGGTCTGATTTCACAGATCCTTCAGTGTGTGCCAGGACTGTTTGTGGCACCCAGTGCAGGTGTGAACAGGTGCCCCAGGGTGCCCTCAGGAAACAGCACGACCTCAGTGAAGATGAAGCATATTCTCCCAAAGCTCACCCACAGATATTTGCAAGTGCATctgctttttcccttctctttccaaaCAGAATCTAGAAACAAATCAGGAAGTTCATGTATCCACTTTTGGGGCAGGGGGAAaagtggaagaaataaaagacatcCTTTTGTTACTTTGGAGATGAATTATTTAACCTGCATAGGTGTGTACATATGTTAGTTTATTACTGACAATAGAAAGCAAACATGTCCAGAGCTCAGGACAGCCTGAGATGCACTCCCAGTTCCTGGGATACTCACCGGCCATAGGAACACGCGACGACGGATCCTGTGGCATTCCAGGAGACACTGGTGACCTGCAGGTTTTGCTCCTGAGCCTCTGGGTATGACAGTGTGTGCAAACACAACACCTGGGAGAGACCAAATGAAGCAACAATCTCTGAACACAGAGAACtgagctctgtgcccacccctgACGTGATCCTGTGGTTCCAGTGTGAGCTTCCCTCTGTCTAAGAACTGAGGGGAAAGGGTTGTGGAATTCCTGCTAGGAAAGCCCCAGCACAACCCTATCAAACCCCTCAACAGCTGCCTCTCTTAGACTGCACAGCTCTGGAAGGCTTAAGGAGTCACAGCCCCCACCATGTGTCTGGCACCTCGTCTGAAAATGCCACTGCCTGATCCAAACTGCTTCCATTCCTGAGCACTGTGCACTAAACAAATATCATCTAAGTAGGAAGAGCTGCCAAATCACTGACTGCAACTGTTCCTAGAGCCCTGCTAGACTGCTGTGCTCTCAAGGGGCTGAAGAGAAGCCTACACTGACTGCAGGGTTCTttctcccactgctgctccagctctgtcaTTGGCAGGAAGAACAGTTTTACCAAGCAAGGaggaagctggaaaaaaaacccaaaacaacccaaTCCATAATGTTTGATTATTAGAACCTGGCAGGAACAATCACAGCACCAAGGAATAGAACTAATGAGTCAGAGCCACTGCAACCAGCCCTGCTTGGGCCATGACAAGCGTTTGAATTGTCACTTACTGTTTCATTCTGATCTGTCCAATTCACTTCAAAGCCATCAAAGGCATGGCTTGTCCAGTTTTTCTTTAGCTCTTTGGTAACAGTGTCCTCCACTCTCTGAAGGAAGGACAGAAGGCCAGTGTGATCTACTTGGGCTCCTTGCTGCCAGTCCTGGACAGCACCTTCCCCCTGCTCCGTCTGCACCGCAGcgtccctgcctgtgccagactgagctgcagcctctgccgTGGCAATTCT from Pithys albifrons albifrons isolate INPA30051 chromosome 20, PitAlb_v1, whole genome shotgun sequence includes these protein-coding regions:
- the DYNC2I2 gene encoding LOW QUALITY PROTEIN: cytoplasmic dynein 2 intermediate chain 2 (The sequence of the model RefSeq protein was modified relative to this genomic sequence to represent the inferred CDS: inserted 2 bases in 1 codon; deleted 1 base in 1 codon) yields the protein MAPPASLYRXGGLVARVTSSRVARFHGNRWSARWERDRPRHPDPPGPSGTPGPAMFADAAVPGADVQSLWRSARSAHCEAKSCQTGRIATAEAAAQSGTGRDAAVQTEQGEGAVQDWQQGAQVDHTGLLSFLQRVEDTVTKELKKNWTSHAFDGFEVNWTDQNETVLCLHTLSYPEAQEQNLQVTSVSWNATGSVVACSYGRLDNGDWSTAKSYVCTWNLDRRGLNPQHPDLVVDVPSSVMCLAFHPSQPSLIAGGLFSGELVVWDTSRTEDPVIWRTGMTDDTHTDPVYQVHWLPDPKHRHHSQLLSVSTDGKLLVWREKRDGRLVLADGFAVVAQQIPRSARLRKLAQAEAAVGVTSLSFSPFDPHVFVVGVEGGYSLRCSTAAQAPALPPLGRSVPLRAPAELAFSPHAGPVYSVSCSPFHRNLFLSCGTDGQVHLHSMLQTQPLFALQLSQKYLFCVRWSPVRPLVFAAASGEGEVLLLDLARSVQKPSVSLRQAPSHCPVYCLEFNSKHTQLLAAGDAAGTVKVWQLSSDFTEQGPREMNHLEQLASESTD